From a single Tursiops truncatus isolate mTurTru1 chromosome 20, mTurTru1.mat.Y, whole genome shotgun sequence genomic region:
- the GRB7 gene encoding growth factor receptor-bound protein 7 isoform X3, which translates to MELGLSPPHLSSSPEDLYLAPGTPPGTPPPPDVPLSGEVKRSQPLPIPTSRKLLRQEELRSTSLPSIPNPFPELCSPPSQTPILGGPSSARGLLPRDTSCPHVIKVYSEDGACRSVEVAAGATARYVCEMLVQRSHALSDENWGLVEGHPHLALERVLEDHESVAEVQAAWPIGGDSRFLFRKNFAKYELFKNTPHSLFPEKMVSSCLDAHTGISHEDLIQNFLNAGSFPEIQGFLQLRGSGRKLWKRFFCFLRRSGLYYSTKGTSKDPRHLQYVADVNESNVYVVTQGRKLYGMPTDFGFCIKPNKLRNGHKGLRIFCSEDEQSRTCWLAAFRLFKYGVQLYKNYQQALCRHLRPPCVGSPPLRSVSDNTLVAMDFSGHAGRVIENPREALSAALEEAQAWRVCSGDLLSTWVSMEWEEESEGRGEAPSCGKRLCILQGLVIPQPRPDPPVSLTCSAEEDEPPTKPAHPELRHEPQCSHPLHPTLVPRTHFPRGEPAAHRAAGPGRRRVPRAREPAEPAGLCPLAVPCAESQTLPHHAERRGGAPVLQHGRGPDSLHRPAAACGIPPAEPRHPALLAAPLLHPRGPLTTTQGHHEGPGLLGAFRGSSWLSPELDTGNRQLDILDILVNEIYAATKFMSGGPPGAGLRVPPQVSDPVWLLPLAPVPDTPRREGGRKGERQGSPRTLRKILSSELST; encoded by the exons ATGGAGCTGGGTCTGTCTCCACCTCATCTCAGCAGCTCCCCAGAAGACCTGTACCTGGCCCCCGGGACCCCTCCTGGGACTCCCCCACCTCCCGATGTTCCTCTGTCTGGGGAGGTGAAGAGGTCCCAGCCTCTGCCCATTCCGACCAGCAG GAAACTTCTTCGACAGGAGGAGCTGCGGTCAACCTCTCTACCCTCcatccccaaccccttccccGAGCTCTGCAGTCCTCCTTCACAGACCCCCATTCTTGGGGGGCCCTCCAGTGCAAGGGGGCTGCTCCCTCGAGACACCAGCTGCCCCCAT GTCATAAAGGTGTACAGTGAAGATGGGGCCTGCCGGTCAGTGGAGGTGGCAGCGGGCGCCACGGCTCGCTACGTGTGTGAGATGCTGGTGCAGCGATCTCATGCCTTGAGTGACGAGAACTGGGGGCTGGTGGAGGGCCACCCCCACCTAGCACTGG AGCGGGTCTTGGAGGACCATGAATCGGTGGCGGAAGTGCAGGCTGCCTGGCCTATCGGCGGAGACAGCCGCTTTCTCTTCCGGAAGAACTTTGCCAAGTACGAGCTGTTCAAGAACACccca CACTCCCTGTTCCCAGAAAAGATGGTCTCCAGCTGTCTGGACGCACACACGGGCATATCCCACGAAGACCTCATCCAG AACTTCCTGAATGCAGGCAGCTTCCCAGAGATCCAGGGCTTCCTGCAGCTCCGGGGGTCAGGACGCAAGCTTTGGAAACGCTTCTTCTGCTTCCTACGCCGGTCTGGCCTCTATTACTCCACCAAGGGCACCTCCAAG GACCCGAGGCACCTGCAGTATGTAGCGGATGTGAACGAGTCCAACGTGTACGTGGTGACCCAGGGCCGCAAGCTCTACGGCATGCCCACGGACTTCGGCTTCTGTATCAAG CCAAACAAGCTTCGAAATGGCCACAAGGGGCTTCGCATCTTCTGCAGTGAGGATGAACAGAGCCGCACCTGCTGGTTAGCCGCCTTCCGCCTCTTCAAG TATGGGGTGCAGCTGTATAAGAATTATCAGCAGGCACTGTGCCGCCACCTGCGCCCACCCTGTGTGGGTTCCCCGCCCTTG AGGAGTGTCTCAGACAACACCCTGGTGGCCATGGACTTCTCTGGCCACGCCGGGCGTGTCATCGAGAACCCCCGGGAAGCTCTGAGTGCCGCCCTGGAGGAGGCCCAGGCCTGGAGGGTTTGTTCTGGGGACCTACTCTCCACATGGGTTTCCATGGAGTGGGAAGAGGAAAgcgaggggagaggggaggccccCAGCTGCGGAAAGAGGCTCTGTATTCTTCAGGGGCTGGTAATACCCCAGCCACGCCCTGACCCCCCCGTGTCCCTCACTTGCTCTGCAGAAGAAGACGAACCACCGACTAAGCCTGCCCACCCCGAGCTCCGGCACGAGCCTCAGTGCAG CCATCCACTGCACCCAACCCTGGTTCCACGGACGCATTTCCCGCGAGGAGAGCCAGCGGCTCATCGGGCAGCAGGGCCTGGTAGACGG CGTGTTCCTCGTGCGAGAGAGCCAGCGGAACCCGCAGGGCTTTGTCCTCTCGCTGTGCCATGTGCAGAAAGTCAAACATTACCTCATCATGCCG AGCGAAGAGGAGGGGCGCCTGTACTTCAGCATGGACGAGGGCCAGACTCGCTTCACCGACCTGCTGCAGCTTGTGGAATTCCACCAGCTGAACCGCGGCATCCTGCCCTGCTTGCTGCGCCACTGCTGCACCCGCGTGGCCCTCTGACCACCACACAG GGCCACCATGAGGGACCTGGACTGCTGGGGGCCTTTCGAGGCAGCAGCTGGCTCAGCCCTGAGCTGGATACTGGAAATCGGCAGCTGGACATCCTTG acATCCTGGTCAATGAAATCTATGCAGCCACCAAGTTCATGAGCGGAGGACCTCCTGGTGCAGGCCTGAGGGTTCCACCTCAGGTCAGTGACCCTGTCTGGCTCCTTCCTCTTGCTCCGGTGCCAGACACAccgaggagggagggagggaggaaaggagagaggcaggggagcCCAAGGACACTCAGAAAGATCCTTTCTTCTGAACTGTCTACATGA